GCGCATGATCTGCCATTTCGACGCGCCCAGCGAATAGGCCGCGTGCACCTTCGAGATGCTGACCCCCGACACGCCGGACCGCGCGGCGATGGCCATGATCCAGAGCGCGGCGAGAAACAGCAGGATGATCTTTCCGGTCTCGCCGATGCCTGCCCAGATGATCACCAGCGGGATCAGCGCCAGCGGCGGCACGGGCCGCATGAATTCCACGATCGGATCGAACCAGCCGCGGAACCAGTTGCTCAGCCCCATGGCATAGCCCAGCGGGATACCGACGATCGCGCCACAGACAAAGCCCGCGATCACGCGAAACAGCGACCACCCCAGATGGCCCAGCAGTGACGTGCCGCGAAACCCTTCGTCCAGAACCGTCGCCGTGCGTTCCAGCACCGCTTCGGGCGATGGCAGGTAGAGGGGCTCCATCTGCCAGCCATTGTAGGGTTCGAAATTGGGCGTGCCCTTGTCGGAGATCGTGACCGATCCGCCGTCGACCTGAACGGTCGAGCCCGGCCGCACGCTTTGTCCGTTGATCGCGACCACCTTGGCGCCGTCGCTTTTCTTGAAGTCGTCGTTGCTGTCGAAGCTGACCAGACGGTTACGGTACTGCGCCACCGTGATGCTGTCGTTCTTGGCGAACCCGTCGCCGGGGGGCACTTCGACCGGATCGGGGTTTTCCTCGCGGTCGTGAACGATGACGGTAACCTCCGCCGTGTCGCGCTGGCCATTGGCCTCGACCGTGTATTCGAAAGAGGTCTGCCCCGCGAAGGGCCCCGGCGCGTGCAGGAATCCCGGCAAGAGCGACGAGCCGGTGAACATCCCCCACAACAGGAACAATGTCAGGATCGACAGGATCCCGGCGGCCCGGTTCGGACGCACCGCGCTTTCGTCGCCGAAGGTCACCGTCTTCAGCGAGGTATAGTCGCGCACGCCGACGCCCCCCAAAAGCCGGGTCAGGATCAGGTATCCGCCGACGAAAATGCCGCCGTAGATGGCGAGGATGATCAGGCCGGTCATGCGCTTTCCTC
Above is a genomic segment from Sulfitobacter sp. HNIBRBA3233 containing:
- a CDS encoding ABC transporter permease, with product MIILAIYGGIFVGGYLILTRLLGGVGVRDYTSLKTVTFGDESAVRPNRAAGILSILTLFLLWGMFTGSSLLPGFLHAPGPFAGQTSFEYTVEANGQRDTAEVTVIVHDREENPDPVEVPPGDGFAKNDSITVAQYRNRLVSFDSNDDFKKSDGAKVVAINGQSVRPGSTVQVDGGSVTISDKGTPNFEPYNGWQMEPLYLPSPEAVLERTATVLDEGFRGTSLLGHLGWSLFRVIAGFVCGAIVGIPLGYAMGLSNWFRGWFDPIVEFMRPVPPLALIPLVIIWAGIGETGKIILLFLAALWIMAIAARSGVSGVSISKVHAAYSLGASKWQIMRYVIIPNSLPEIFTGARVAMGVCWGTVVAAELVAAEKGAGMMIMVASKFQNTDIVILGIILIGVIGFGIDMLMRGMERFLVPWKGKA